A genomic stretch from Halichoerus grypus chromosome 7, mHalGry1.hap1.1, whole genome shotgun sequence includes:
- the HIF1AN gene encoding hypoxia-inducible factor 1-alpha inhibitor isoform X1, protein MAATATEAAASGSGEPREEAEAPSLAWDESQLRSYSFPTRPIPRLSQSDPRAEELIENEEPVVLTDTNLVYPALKWDLEYLQENIGNGDFSVYSASTHKFLYYDEKKMANFQNFKPRSNREEMKFHEFVEKLQDIQQQGGEERLYLQQTLNDTVGRKIVMDFLGFNWNWINKQQGKRGWGQLTSNLLLIGMEGNVTPAHYDEQQNFFAQIKGYKRCILFPPDQFECLYPYPVHHPCDRQSQVDFDNPDYERFPNFQNVVGYETVVGPGDVLYIPMYWWHHIESLLNGGITITVNFWYKGAPTPKRIEYPLKAHQKVAIMRNIEKMLGEALGNPQEVGPLLNTMIKGRYN, encoded by the exons ATGGCGGCGACAGCGACGGAGGCTGCGGCCTCGGGCTCTGGAGAACCCCGAGAAGAGGCCGAAGCGCCCAGCCTCGCCTGGGATGAGTCCCAACTGCGTAGTTATAGCTTCCCGACCCGGCCCATCCCGCGTCTGAGTCAGAGCGACCCCCGGGCGGAGGAGCTTATCGAGAATGAG GAGCCTGTGGTGCTGACAGACACAAATCTTGTGTATCCTGCCCTGAAATGGGACCTTGAATACCTGCAGGAGAACATTGGCAACGGAGACTTCTCTGTGTACAGTGCCAGCACCCACAAGTTCTTGTACTATGATGAGAAGAAGATGGCTAATTTCCAGAACTTTAAGCCCAGGTCCAACAGGGAGGAGATGAAATTTCATGAGTTTGTTGAGAAACTGCAGGATATACAGCAgcaaggaggagaagagag GTTGTATCTGCAGCAAACACTCAATGACACCGTGGGCAGAAAGATTGTCATGGACTTCTTGGGTTTTAACTGGAACTGGATTAATAAGCAACAGGGAAAGCGTGGCTGGGGACAGCTGACATCCAACCTGCTGCTCATCGGCATGGAAG GAAATGTGACACCTGCTCACTATGATGAGCAGCAGAACTTCTTTGCTCAGATAAAAGGCTACAAGCGATGCATTTTATTCCCTCCGGATCAGTTTGAGTGCCTGTACCCATATCCTGTTCATCACCCATGTGACAGACAGAGCCAG GTGGACTTTGACAATCCTGACTACGAGAGGTTCCCCAATTTCCAGAACGTGGTTGGTTATGAAACAGTGGTTGGCCCTGGTGATGTTCTTTACATCCCAATGTACTG GTGGCATCACATAGAGTCATTACTAAATGGGGGGATTACCATCACTGTGAACTTCTGGTATAAG GGGGCCCCCACCCCTAAGAGAATTGAATATCCTCTCAAAGCCCATCAGAAAGTGGCCATAATGAGAAACATTGAGAAGATGCTTGGAGAGGCCTTG
- the HIF1AN gene encoding hypoxia-inducible factor 1-alpha inhibitor isoform X2 encodes MAATATEAAASGSGEPREEAEAPSLAWDESQLRSYSFPTRPIPRLSQSDPRAEELIENEEPVVLTDTNLVYPALKWDLEYLQENIGNGDFSVYSASTHKFLYYDEKKMANFQNFKPRSNREEMKFHEFVEKLQDIQQQGGEERLYLQQTLNDTVGRKIVMDFLGFNWNWINKQQGKRGWGQLTSNLLLIGMEGNVTPAHYDEQQNFFAQIKGYKRCILFPPDQFECLYPYPVHHPCDRQSQVDFDNPDYERFPNFQNVVGYETVVGPGDVLYIPMYWAQTQDQVPKGVEAALGTPVPVAMSCV; translated from the exons ATGGCGGCGACAGCGACGGAGGCTGCGGCCTCGGGCTCTGGAGAACCCCGAGAAGAGGCCGAAGCGCCCAGCCTCGCCTGGGATGAGTCCCAACTGCGTAGTTATAGCTTCCCGACCCGGCCCATCCCGCGTCTGAGTCAGAGCGACCCCCGGGCGGAGGAGCTTATCGAGAATGAG GAGCCTGTGGTGCTGACAGACACAAATCTTGTGTATCCTGCCCTGAAATGGGACCTTGAATACCTGCAGGAGAACATTGGCAACGGAGACTTCTCTGTGTACAGTGCCAGCACCCACAAGTTCTTGTACTATGATGAGAAGAAGATGGCTAATTTCCAGAACTTTAAGCCCAGGTCCAACAGGGAGGAGATGAAATTTCATGAGTTTGTTGAGAAACTGCAGGATATACAGCAgcaaggaggagaagagag GTTGTATCTGCAGCAAACACTCAATGACACCGTGGGCAGAAAGATTGTCATGGACTTCTTGGGTTTTAACTGGAACTGGATTAATAAGCAACAGGGAAAGCGTGGCTGGGGACAGCTGACATCCAACCTGCTGCTCATCGGCATGGAAG GAAATGTGACACCTGCTCACTATGATGAGCAGCAGAACTTCTTTGCTCAGATAAAAGGCTACAAGCGATGCATTTTATTCCCTCCGGATCAGTTTGAGTGCCTGTACCCATATCCTGTTCATCACCCATGTGACAGACAGAGCCAG GTGGACTTTGACAATCCTGACTACGAGAGGTTCCCCAATTTCCAGAACGTGGTTGGTTATGAAACAGTGGTTGGCCCTGGTGATGTTCTTTACATCCCAATGTACTG